A single Drosophila miranda strain MSH22 chromosome XR, D.miranda_PacBio2.1, whole genome shotgun sequence DNA region contains:
- the LOC108152096 gene encoding putative uncharacterized protein DDB_G0294196 isoform X2, giving the protein MELSRKTLNAFALLQLILCLLLLLGFSSAQLQHQQPYYHPRAQLYYEAPRLRRYEYAPSASYISGYPVAPALAGHYQQQTPNFQLINYRPSYQPMALEYQQQQPPPLPVPAPVLPSIYPQPSVQYQQRSIAPHSELSKYRYEGNYLPVQRVAAPPPPFQQQQQQQQQLRRVEEPLQQLYNVPPALFTSDVLHVIPPRLARLQEQQQQPQTERPRRNAQVDAEAAETRTQQKEAPPMKETKYFHDIFMRFDGPHSRSHGHVLKQPKAEERRFEMQRGTNRYKGEVIWTDRQGSHGEHRWDMAQGKL; this is encoded by the exons ATGGAGCTGTCCAGAAAAACTTTGAATGCCTTTGCCCTGCTGCAGCTAATCCTgtgcctgctgctcctgctcggCTTTAGCTCCGCTCAACTGCAGCATCAGCAACCGTACTATCATCCCCGAGCCCAGCTGTACTATGAGGCGCCACGACTGAGGCGCTACGAGTATGCCCCGAGCGCCAGCTATATCTCTGGCTATCCGGTGGCGCCCGCTCTGGCAGGACACTATCAGCAGCAGACACCGAACTTCCAGCTGATCAACTATCGTCCCAGCTACCAGCCCATGGCCCTGGagtaccagcagcagcagccgccccCCCTGCCAGTGCCTGCCCCGGTCCTGCCCTCGATCTACCCGCAGCCGAGCGTCCAGTACCAGCAGCGATCCATTGCGCCGCACTCGGAGCTGTCCAAGTACCGCTACGAGGGGAATTACCTGCCCGTCCAGCGAGTGGCAGCTCCACCTCCACCGttccagcaacagcagcagcagcagcagcaactgcgTCGCGTGGAGGAGCCTCTGCAGCAGCTGTACAACGTGCCACCGGCTCTGTTCACCAGCGATGTGTTGCACGTGATTCCGCCAAGGCTAGCCAGgctgcaggagcagcagcagcagccccagaCGGAACGTCCCAGACGCAATGCTCAGGTGGATGCAGAGGCGGCAGAGACCAGAACTCAGCAAAAGGAGGCACCACCCATGAAGGAAACCAAGTATTTTCA CGATATTTTCATGCGTTTCGATGGACCCCATTCGCGCTCCCACGGACATGTCCTGAAGCAGCCCAAGGCCGAGGAGCGACGCTTCGAGATGCAGCGTGGCACCAATCGCTACAAGGGGGAG GTGATTTGGACAGATCGCCAGGGCAGTCATGGCGAGCATCGCTGGGACATGGCCCAGGGAAAACTCTAA
- the LOC108152094 gene encoding peroxisomal targeting signal 2 receptor isoform X1: MQSKTHTTTDRHGYSLRFSPFEANYLLLATSQLYGLAGGGSLFLLSQNSTSDGQSPNLSELCRLEWSDGLFDVAWCPYAADVAATASGDGSLQIWSGLDAEAAEGQETPKQPLICLQEHKNEIYSLDWGEQWNYHTLLSASWDRTLKLWDCNRQHSITTFVGHSDLIYCAKFSPLIANLFASVSTDGQLNLWNSLDFAGKPLMSIEAHASEVLACDWSHFDRNILVTGGSDGLIRGWDLRKMRTHVFELYSGEFAVRRLACSPHSSTVLASANYDFTTRIWNLERGESPQEINEQHTEFVCGLDWNPHRAHQLADCGWDSLANVYTPKCLIQDGAA; the protein is encoded by the exons ATGCAATCCAAAACACACACCACAACCGATCGACATGGCTATAGCCTGCGCTTCTCGCCTTTCGAGGCCAACTACTTGCTGCTAGCTACAAG CCAATTGTACGGTCTGGCCGGTGGTGGTTCTCTCTTTCTTCTCAGCCAAAACTCGACTTCAGACGGGCAGAGCCCCAATCTGAGTGAACTGTGCCGTCTGGAGTGGTCGGATGGTCTGTTCGACGTCGCCTGGTGCCCCTATGCCGCCGatgtggcagccacagcctCTGGCGATGGCTCGCTTCAGATCTGGTCCGGTTTGGACGCCGAGGCGGCCGAGGGCCAGGAGACGCCCAAACAGCCGCTGATCTGCCTGCAGGAGCACAAGAACGAGATCTACAGCCTGGACTGGGGCGAGCAGTGGAACTACCATACGCTCCTCTCCGCCAGCTGGGACCGCACTCTGAAGCTGTGGGACTGCAACAGACAGCACTCCATCACGACCTTTGTGGGGCACAGTGATTTGATCTATTGCGCAAAGTTTTCCCCGCTGATCGCGAATCTCTTTGCAAGCGTGAGTACCGACGGGCAGTTGAACTTATGGAATTCTCTTGATTTTGCAGGTAAACCCCTGATGAGCATCGAGGCGCATGCCAGCGAGGTGCTCGCCTGCGACTGGAGCCACTTTGACCGGAACATCCTGGTGACTGGGGGATCGGATGGCCTCATCCGAGGCTGGGATCTGCGCAAGATGCGGACGCACGTCTTTGAGCTGTACTCGGGAGAGTTTGCCGTCCGACGTTTGGCCTGTTCCCCGCACTCGTCGACGGTTTTGGCATCGGCCAACTATGATTTTACCACGAG AATTTGGAATCTGGAACGGGGCGAATCCCCACAGGAGATCAACGAACAGCACACGGAATTCGTTTGCGGCTTGGATTGGAATCCCCATCGTGCCCATCAATTGGCAGACTGTGGCTGGGATTCTCTGGCCAATGTTTATACCCCCAAATGCCTCATCCAGGACGGGGCTGCCTAA
- the LOC108152090 gene encoding uncharacterized protein LOC108152090 isoform X11: MEYVQFKNGSPVYYKEQPDLNECIQYQPYRTTPLVLPGAKVKKDAPSTDSYLRHYPNPAVRAHPGHDYHDSIMKQRVADTMLHKVVGSEADTGRVFHKQFNSPIGLYSNSNIEDTIRTTVPFATSDSYRLKDSPLHRPLPTKLNGYKKTVQYDPRNSETYRAIQEDGGYSGNYGNASPQEVTIPVQTRVYQPNRLVPGKKPVSAPVSRPPYNVVNTHDENIRQSGSFNRLMYSVIGATEY, encoded by the exons ATGGAGTACGTTCAGTTCAAAAACGGATCCCCAGTCTACTACAAGGAGCAGCCAGACCTCAATGAGTGCATTCAATATCAA CCCTACCGTACAACTCCACTGGTCCTGCCCGGTGCCAAGGTGAAAAAGGATGCCCCATCGACAGACTCCTACTTGAGGCACTATCCCAATCCGGCTGTGCGCGCCCATCCAGGACACGACTACCATGACAGTATCATGAAGCAACGCGTTGCCGATACCATGTTGCACAAGGTTGTTGGTTCGGAAGCCGACACTGGCCGT GTCTTCCACAAGCAATTCAATTCGCCCATCGGCCTCTACTCAAACAGCAACATTGAGGACACCATCAGAACCACAGTTCC CTTCGCCACAAGCGATAGCTATCGCTTGAAGGACAGTCCTTTGCATCGTCCTTTGCCAACAAAACTGAACGG TTATAAGAAAACTGTCCAATACGATCCAAGGAACAGCGAGACCTACAGAGCCATCCAAGAAGACGGCGGCTACAGCGGCAACTATGGCAATGCCTCGCCTCAGGAGGTGACCATACCTGTGCAGACTAGGGTCTATCAGCCGAATAGATTGGTTCCAGGAAAG AAACCGGTATCAGCCCCAGTATCCCGTCCGCCGTACAAT GTGGTAAACACTCACGATGAGAACATACGCCAGAGCGGCTCCTTCAATCGTCTCATGTACAGCGTTATTGGTGCCACCGAATATTAA
- the LOC108152090 gene encoding uncharacterized protein LOC108152090 isoform X12, whose translation MEYVQFKNGSPVYYKEQPDLNECIQYQPYRTTPLVLPGAKVKKDAPSTDSYLRHYPNPAVRAHPGHDYHDSIMKQRVADTMLHKVVGSEADTGRVFHKQFNSPIGLYSNSNIEDTIRTTVPYKKTVQYDPRNSETYRAIQEDGGYSGNYGNASPQEVTIPVQTRVYQPNRLVPGKKPVSAPVSRPPYNVVNTHDENIRQSGSFNRLMYSVIGATEY comes from the exons ATGGAGTACGTTCAGTTCAAAAACGGATCCCCAGTCTACTACAAGGAGCAGCCAGACCTCAATGAGTGCATTCAATATCAA CCCTACCGTACAACTCCACTGGTCCTGCCCGGTGCCAAGGTGAAAAAGGATGCCCCATCGACAGACTCCTACTTGAGGCACTATCCCAATCCGGCTGTGCGCGCCCATCCAGGACACGACTACCATGACAGTATCATGAAGCAACGCGTTGCCGATACCATGTTGCACAAGGTTGTTGGTTCGGAAGCCGACACTGGCCGT GTCTTCCACAAGCAATTCAATTCGCCCATCGGCCTCTACTCAAACAGCAACATTGAGGACACCATCAGAACCACAGTTCC TTATAAGAAAACTGTCCAATACGATCCAAGGAACAGCGAGACCTACAGAGCCATCCAAGAAGACGGCGGCTACAGCGGCAACTATGGCAATGCCTCGCCTCAGGAGGTGACCATACCTGTGCAGACTAGGGTCTATCAGCCGAATAGATTGGTTCCAGGAAAG AAACCGGTATCAGCCCCAGTATCCCGTCCGCCGTACAAT GTGGTAAACACTCACGATGAGAACATACGCCAGAGCGGCTCCTTCAATCGTCTCATGTACAGCGTTATTGGTGCCACCGAATATTAA
- the LOC108152094 gene encoding peroxisomal targeting signal 2 receptor isoform X2, with amino-acid sequence MSIEAHASEVLACDWSHFDRNILVTGGSDGLIRGWDLRKMRTHVFELYSGEFAVRRLACSPHSSTVLASANYDFTTRIWNLERGESPQEINEQHTEFVCGLDWNPHRAHQLADCGWDSLANVYTPKCLIQDGAA; translated from the exons ATGAGCATCGAGGCGCATGCCAGCGAGGTGCTCGCCTGCGACTGGAGCCACTTTGACCGGAACATCCTGGTGACTGGGGGATCGGATGGCCTCATCCGAGGCTGGGATCTGCGCAAGATGCGGACGCACGTCTTTGAGCTGTACTCGGGAGAGTTTGCCGTCCGACGTTTGGCCTGTTCCCCGCACTCGTCGACGGTTTTGGCATCGGCCAACTATGATTTTACCACGAG AATTTGGAATCTGGAACGGGGCGAATCCCCACAGGAGATCAACGAACAGCACACGGAATTCGTTTGCGGCTTGGATTGGAATCCCCATCGTGCCCATCAATTGGCAGACTGTGGCTGGGATTCTCTGGCCAATGTTTATACCCCCAAATGCCTCATCCAGGACGGGGCTGCCTAA
- the LOC108152089 gene encoding cell division control protein 6 homolog yields the protein MAAVRRSTRLSSISKSTAASPLPQSPRTTTTSRRSEIWRRRQTKASEDSSDEEERYDIISVISENNENSNLLNKMERTARRRTAPANVIQEEPKTPRSSSKKSMAKAASLARRVQANKEAVLSFNVTSNDEEEQDPHSHVSPPKQRKLKPLPQHLISPSRLLDRLSIDERQEPEHKTEKKPQEEEEPEAAPEPAPAAAPSPPRNKYQNARRVLNSAETQNLPGREAQLQELREYFTSHLESQSSGSLYVSGQPGTGKTACLSLLLRDPEFSKRLQRVYINCTSIASVGAVYKKLCAELQLKPAGRTERDHLEAIQRHLRTAKRMLLLVLDEIDQLCTTRQAVLYTIFEWPALPGSRILLVGIANSLDLTDRTLTRLNARCELKPRLMHFPSYTKQQIVEIFKSRLAEADVLDVFPPVTLQLLAAKVSAVSGDVRRALDIGRRVVEIAEQQKRDGEREFNLKALELADGQEKAEPRPDIMKPVQVTQVAAVLNKVYGASQNLEEDIEAAFPLQQKLMLCSLVLMLRNERNKDISMGRLHEVYRRVCARRNILALDQAEFTGTVDLVETRGILRIMRKKEPRLSKVLLQWDEEEVHAALSDKQLIASILNDTACLSR from the exons ATGGCCGCCGTACGCCGCTCTACGCGTTTAAGCAGCATCAGCAAATCGACGGCTGCGTCGCCGTTGCCGCAGTCGCCGCGGACAACGacgacgtcacgacgctctGAGATTTGGCGAAGGCGACAGACCAAAGCCTCAGAAGACAgcagcgacgaggaggagcgATATGATATCATTAGTGTAATTTCAGAGAATAACGAAAACAGCAACCTGTTGAATAAAATGGAACGGACGGCGCGTCGCAGGACGGCCCCCGCAAATGTGATCCAAGAAGAGCCAAAGACgccacgcagcagcagcaagaagTCGATGGCCAAGGCGGCCAGTCTGGCCAGGCGCGTGCAGGCCAACAAAGAGGCAGTATTAAGCTTTAACGTAACCAGCAAcgacgaggaggagcaggatcCCCATTCCCATGTCTCGCCACCGAAGCAGCGGAAGCTGAAGCCGCTGCCGCAGCATTTGATAAGTCCCTCGCGACTGCTGGACAGACTAAGCATCGACGAACGCCAAGAGCCAGAGCACAAGACTGAGAAGAAGCcacaggaggaggaggagccagAAGCTGCACCTGAACCTGCACCTGCAGCTGCACCCTCGCCTCCGCGCAACAAATACCAAAATGCCAGACGCGTTCTGAACAGCGCAGAGACCCAGAATCTGCCAGGGCGCGAGGCCCAGCTCCAAGAACTGCGCGAATACTTCACCAGCCACCTGGAGAGCCAGTCGTCGGGCAGCCTGTACGTCTCGGGCCAGCCGGGCACAGGCAAGACGGCCTGCCTCTCGCTACTACTGCGTGATCCGGAGTTCTCGAAGCGACTGCAACGTGTCTATATCAACTGCACCAGCATTGCCAGCGTGGGCGCGGTCTACAAGAAGCTCTGCGCCGAGCTGCAGCTGAAGCCAGCGGGTCGGACCGAACGTGACCACCTGGAGGCCATACAGCGGCATCTGCGCACCGCCAAGcgcatgctgctgctggtgctcgATGAGATCGATCAGCTGTGCACGACCAGGCAGGCCGTGCTGTACACGATCTTCGAGTGGCCCGCCCTGCCGGGCTCCAGGATTCTCCTCGTGGGCATTGCCAACAGTTTGGATCTCACAGATCGGACGCTGACGCGTCTGAATGCCCGCTGCGAGCTGAAGCCCCGCCTGATGCACTTCCCCTCCTACACCAAGCAGCAGATCGTGGAGATATTCAAGTCACGGCTGGCCGAGGCGGACGTGCTGGATGTCTTTCCACCGGTCACGCTGCAGTTGCTGGCGGCCAAGGTGAGTGCGGTCAGTGGGGATGTGCGGCGCGCCCTAGACATTGGGCGGCGAGTGGTGGAGATAGCCGAGCAGCAGAAGCGCGACGGCGAAAGGGAGTTCAACCTGAAGGCCTTGGAGTTGGCAGATGGCCAGGAGAAGGCAGAGCCGAGGCCGG ACATCATGAAGCCTGTTCAGGTCACCCAAGTGGCTGCCGTTCTGAACAAGGTGTATGGGGCCTCGCAAAATCTCGAGGAGGACATTGAGGCTGCCTTTCCGCTGCAGCAGAAGCTGATGCTGTGCAGCCTGGTGCTCATGCTGCGCAACGAGCGCAACAAGGACATTAGCATGGGTCGCCTGCACGAGGTCTATCGCAGGGTGTGCGCCAGACGGAACATACTGGCCCTGGACCAGGCCGAGTTCACGGGCACCGTGGATCTGGTGGAGACCAGGGGCATCCTACGCATCATGCGCAAAAAGGAGCCGCGCTTGAGTAAGGTCCTGCTGCAGTGGGACGAGGAGGAAGTGCATGCGGCCCTAAGCGACAAGCAGCTGATCGCTTCGATCTTGAACGACACCGCCTGCCTGAGCAGGTGA
- the LOC108152090 gene encoding uncharacterized protein LOC108152090 isoform X13, whose amino-acid sequence MEYVQFKNGSPVYYKEQPDLNECIQYQPYRTTPLVLPGAKVKKDAPSTDSYLRHYPNPAVRAHPGHDYHDSIMKQRVADTMLHKVVGSEADTGRVFHKQFNSPIGLYSNSNIEDTIRTTVPNRYQPQYPVRRTM is encoded by the exons ATGGAGTACGTTCAGTTCAAAAACGGATCCCCAGTCTACTACAAGGAGCAGCCAGACCTCAATGAGTGCATTCAATATCAA CCCTACCGTACAACTCCACTGGTCCTGCCCGGTGCCAAGGTGAAAAAGGATGCCCCATCGACAGACTCCTACTTGAGGCACTATCCCAATCCGGCTGTGCGCGCCCATCCAGGACACGACTACCATGACAGTATCATGAAGCAACGCGTTGCCGATACCATGTTGCACAAGGTTGTTGGTTCGGAAGCCGACACTGGCCGT GTCTTCCACAAGCAATTCAATTCGCCCATCGGCCTCTACTCAAACAGCAACATTGAGGACACCATCAGAACCACAGTTCC AAACCGGTATCAGCCCCAGTATCCCGTCCGCCGTACAATGTGA
- the LOC108152095 gene encoding putative mediator of RNA polymerase II transcription subunit 26: protein MKMQRQLFLVVATVAFCGGIAQAQQQQGGVDPAYLRQYYQQLQQQQQSSQGAETPIYEQNSEQTQQYVNAGQQIRLKDTVAEQIRAQQQQGYVAPAVRDYLQQPQYQSQQQPQSVYRQSVQAAPAPPPRRVQQQQPAYQAPSLLGKGQQKLSLQQQQQQQQRQQQQQEEEEYDDQNSSYQFGFDVKDDEFTNYQNRKEVRDGSVIKGSYSVVDSDGFIRTVKYTADPKEGFKAEVIREPTDIVVKIPTPPPATQLLRAGGHKGQQEYSPSHSHSHSPGKQQYQHQQQQQPQYHQYQ from the exons atgaaaatgcaAAGGCAGCTTTTCCTTGTGGTGGCCACGGTCGCATTTTGCGGCGGCATTGCGcaggcgcagcagcagcaggggggCGTGGACCCCGCCTACTTGCGGCAGTACTaccagcagctgcagcagcagcagcagtcgtcGCAGGGCGCCGAGACGCCCATCTACGAGCAGAACTCCGAGCAGACGCAGCAGTACGTGAACGCGGGCCAGCAGATCCGCCTCAAGGACACGGTGGCCGAGCAGATACgcgcccagcagcagcagggctaTGTGGCCCCAGCCGTCAGGGACTATCTGCAGCAGCCGCAG TACcagtcgcagcagcagccgcagtcCGTGTACCGCCAGTCCGTCCAGGCGGCTCCGGCACCGCCGCCACGCCgtgtccagcagcagcagcccgcCTACCAGGCTCCCTCGCTCCTGGGCAAAGGACAGCAAAAGCTCtcgctccagcagcagcagcagcagcagcagcggcagcagcagcagcaggaggaggaggagtacgATGAC CAGAACTCCTCGTACCAGTTCGGTTTCGATGTGAAAGACGACGAATTCACCAACTACCAGAACCGCAAGGAGGTGCGCGACGGATCCGTGATCAAGGGCAGCTATTCGGTGGTCGACAGCGATGGCTTCATTCGCACCGTCAAGTACACGGCCGATCCCAAGGAGGGCTTCAAGGCCGAGGTGATACGCGAGCCCACCGACATTGTGGTGAAGATCCCCACACCGCCGCCTGCCACACAGCTGCTCCGTGCCGGCGGCCACAAGGGCCAGCAGGAGTacagccccagccacagccacagccacagccccgGCAAGCAGCAgtaccagcaccagcagcagcagcagccgcagtaTCATCAGTACCAGTAA
- the LOC108152096 gene encoding developmental and secondary metabolism regulator veA isoform X1, whose amino-acid sequence MELSRKTLNAFALLQLILCLLLLLGFSSAQLQHQQPYYHPRAQLYYEAPRLRRYEYAPSASYISGYPVAPALAGHYQQQTPNFQLINYRPSYQPMALEYQQQQPPPLPVPAPVLPSIYPQPSVQYQQRSIAPHSELSKYRYEGNYLPVQRVAAPPPPFQQQQQQQQQLRRVEEPLQQLYNVPPALFTSDVLHVIPPRLARLQEQQQQPQTERPRRNAQVDAEAAETRTQQKEAPPMKETKYFHDIFMRFDGPHSRSHGHVLKQPKAEERRFEMQRGTNRYKGEVRRGKHTPFPLISTLIRKDFLSYPVGDLDRSPGQSWRASLGHGPGKTLSEKDL is encoded by the exons ATGGAGCTGTCCAGAAAAACTTTGAATGCCTTTGCCCTGCTGCAGCTAATCCTgtgcctgctgctcctgctcggCTTTAGCTCCGCTCAACTGCAGCATCAGCAACCGTACTATCATCCCCGAGCCCAGCTGTACTATGAGGCGCCACGACTGAGGCGCTACGAGTATGCCCCGAGCGCCAGCTATATCTCTGGCTATCCGGTGGCGCCCGCTCTGGCAGGACACTATCAGCAGCAGACACCGAACTTCCAGCTGATCAACTATCGTCCCAGCTACCAGCCCATGGCCCTGGagtaccagcagcagcagccgccccCCCTGCCAGTGCCTGCCCCGGTCCTGCCCTCGATCTACCCGCAGCCGAGCGTCCAGTACCAGCAGCGATCCATTGCGCCGCACTCGGAGCTGTCCAAGTACCGCTACGAGGGGAATTACCTGCCCGTCCAGCGAGTGGCAGCTCCACCTCCACCGttccagcaacagcagcagcagcagcagcaactgcgTCGCGTGGAGGAGCCTCTGCAGCAGCTGTACAACGTGCCACCGGCTCTGTTCACCAGCGATGTGTTGCACGTGATTCCGCCAAGGCTAGCCAGgctgcaggagcagcagcagcagccccagaCGGAACGTCCCAGACGCAATGCTCAGGTGGATGCAGAGGCGGCAGAGACCAGAACTCAGCAAAAGGAGGCACCACCCATGAAGGAAACCAAGTATTTTCA CGATATTTTCATGCGTTTCGATGGACCCCATTCGCGCTCCCACGGACATGTCCTGAAGCAGCCCAAGGCCGAGGAGCGACGCTTCGAGATGCAGCGTGGCACCAATCGCTACAAGGGGGAGGTACGGAGAGGGAAACACACACCATTTCCATTAATTTCCACGCTAATTCGCAAGGACTTTCTCTCTTATCCTGTAGGTGATTTGGACAGATCGCCAGGGCAGTCATGGCGAGCATCGCTGGGACATGGCCCAGGGAAAACTCTAAGCGAAAAGGATCTCTGa
- the LOC108152092 gene encoding phosrestin-1, which translates to MVVSVKVFKKATPNGKVTFYLGRRDFIDHLDYCDPVDGVIVVEPEYLKNRKVFGQLATTYRYGREEDEVMGVKFSKELILSREQIVPMTNPNMEMTPMQEKLVRKLGSNAHPFTFHFPPNSPSSVTLQQEGDDNGKPLGVEYTIRAFVGDSEDDRQHKRSMVSLVIKKLQYAPLNRGQRLPSSLVSKGFTFSNGKISLEVTLDREIYYHGEKTAATVQVSNNSKKSVKSIKCFIVQHTEITMVNAQFSKHVAQLETKEGCPITPGANLTKTFYLIPLAANNKDRHGIALDGHLKDEDVNLASSTMVQEGKNTGDACGIVISYSVRIKLNCGTLGGEMQTDVPFKLLQPAPGTIEKKRSNAMKKMKSIEQHRNVKGYYQDDDDNIVFEDFAKMRMNNVNMAD; encoded by the exons ATGGTTGTCTCCGTGAAGGTCTTCAAGAAGGCCACACCCAACGGCAAGGTCACATTCTATTTGGGCCGTCGCGACTTCATCGATCACTTGGACTACTGCGATCCCGTCGATGGTGTGATTGTCGTGGAGCCGGAGTACCTGAAGAACCGCAAAGTGTTTGGCCAGCTGGCCACGACCTATCGCTATGGCCGCGAGGAGGACGAGGTCATGGGCGTCAAGTTCTCGAAGGAGCTGATCCTGTCCCGGGAGCAAATCGTGCCGATGACCAACCCGAACATGGAGATGACCCCGATGCAGGAGAAGCTTGTGCGAAAGCTGGGCAGCAACGCCCATCCGTTCACCTTCCACTTCCCACCCAATTCGCCCAGCTCCGTGACGCTGCAGCAGGAGGGGGACGACAACGGCAAGCCCCTGGGCGTGGAGTACACCATTCGGGCGTTTGTCGGCGACTCCGAGGACGATCGCCAGCACAAACGGAGCATGGTCAGCCTGGTGATCAAGAAGCTGCAGTATGCCCCCCTGAACCGGGGCCAGCGGCTGCCCAGCTCGCTGGTGAGCAAGGGGTTCACCTTCTCGAACGGCAAGATCAGTCTGGAGGTCACGCTCGACAGGGAGATCTACTATCACGGCGAGAAGACGGCCGCCACGGTGCAGGTGTCCAACAACTCGAAGAAGTCGGTGAAGAGCATCAAGTGCTTCATTGTGCAGCACACGGAGATCACGATGGTGAATGCGCAGTTCAGCAAGCACGTGGCCCAGCTGGAGACCAAAGAGGGCTGCCCCATCACCCCGGGCGCCAATCTGACCAAGACCTTCTACCTTATTCCCCTGGCAGCCAACAACAAGGATCGTCATG GCATTGCCCTGGATGGTCATCTCAAGGACGAGGATGTCAATCTGGCCTCCTCCACCATGGTCCAGGAGGGCAAGAACACTGGCGATGCCTGCGGTATTGTCATCTCCTATTCGGTTCGGATCAAGTTGAACTGCGGCACCCTTGGGGGCGAGATGCAAACGGATGTGCCCTTCAAGCTGCTGCAGCCAGCTCCTG GTACCATTGAAAAGAAACGCTCGAATGCCATGAAGAAGATGAAATCGATTGAGCAGCATCGCAATGTCAAGGGCTACTACCAGGACGATGACGATAATATTGTCTTTGAGGACTTTGCCAAGATGCGAATGAACAATGTGAATATGGCCGATTAG